From Gammaproteobacteria bacterium CG11_big_fil_rev_8_21_14_0_20_46_22, one genomic window encodes:
- a CDS encoding Na(+)/H(+) antiporter subunit B (subunit B of antiporter complex involved in resistance to high concentrations of Na+, K+, Li+ and/or alkali) — translation MVSLIGEKEIMNSLILRVASGFLTILMLLFALFILWRGHNNPGGGFIAGLIASAALGLYTMANGVEKAQRLIRWPVFYYLATGITISVVAAVSPLFLGQPFFTGLWFGASWFSVGTPMLFDIGVFLTVVSAVLMMIFVLESKPESD, via the coding sequence ATGGTATCGCTTATTGGTGAGAAAGAAATCATGAACTCCTTGATTTTGCGCGTAGCCAGTGGGTTCTTAACGATATTAATGCTGTTGTTTGCATTATTTATTTTATGGCGCGGTCATAATAATCCAGGCGGTGGTTTCATTGCTGGTTTAATTGCTTCAGCAGCATTAGGCTTATACACCATGGCCAATGGCGTTGAGAAAGCGCAACGCTTGATCCGATGGCCAGTGTTTTACTACTTAGCCACGGGCATTACGATCAGTGTTGTCGCAGCGGTATCGCCGCTATTTTTAGGCCAGCCTTTTTTTACCGGGCTTTGGTTTGGTGCATCTTGGTTTTCGGTTGGCACCCCGATGCTTTTTGATATAGGGGTGTTTTTAACCGTTGTTTCTGCCGTATTGATGATGATATTTGTGCTGGAATCTAAGCCGGAGAGCGATTAG
- a CDS encoding cation:proton antiporter, which translates to MEVLLAWASGILVAISVYLLLNRNLIRVLFGIILMSTAINIIIFTLGRLSRNQAVFVENPHLKPLDWYANALPQALILTAIVIGFGLAAFVLVLVTRSWQDLGTMDADKLRESEVGDCD; encoded by the coding sequence GTGGAAGTGTTATTGGCTTGGGCAAGTGGTATTTTGGTTGCTATTAGCGTGTACCTTTTGCTCAATCGAAATCTCATTCGTGTATTGTTTGGCATCATTTTAATGAGCACCGCGATTAATATTATCATTTTTACCTTGGGTCGTCTCTCACGCAATCAGGCGGTCTTTGTTGAAAATCCTCACCTAAAGCCACTTGATTGGTATGCCAATGCCCTACCTCAAGCTTTAATATTAACAGCCATTGTGATCGGTTTTGGCTTGGCCGCTTTTGTTTTGGTTTTGGTGACACGCAGTTGGCAAGATCTGGGTACGATGGACGCGGATAAATTGCGTGAAAGTGAGGTGGGGGATTGTGACTAA